The Setaria viridis chromosome 2, Setaria_viridis_v4.0, whole genome shotgun sequence DNA window TGAACCAAACACGTTGTTAGAGTAGCAGTCAGCTCGGCTGGTTCTATCCGGAACACCAGAGATATTGGTTTGTCAAAGATGATGGTACGATGCATAGGTAGGATCAAGTCATAATTGTAGAAAAACATAACCTGATGGGATAGGCAACGGACGCATGACATAACCGCGGTCCTTGAAGTACATGATTTAGGCGGCGAAAAATATATTATGTCGCGCTGTATCTTATTCTTTACTTACATCCTGCTCTAGTTAATTATAGTTTAGTTTAATGGCCAGattttccttgtttttttttgaaagcgcCAGATTTTCCTTTTGGATAGCCTATGGCCGGATAGGCAAAAACACGAAGAAGGGAAGCACGTGGATAATTTGCATATCAGCTTCCTCATGGGCCATACATCTGGAAGAAGTTATACGAAACGGCGTTAACTGGGCCgctagttttctttttctccactCCTGGGCCGCGAAACAGAGCGCCGGCTGCCGGCTCGACGAGCTCTCTCTCTGTAGGCGACAGCGACGCATAATCatcgctccccttctctctctcgcGGTGTCGGCCTCCCTTACCTAGCGGCGACGACAGCGCGAGTTGCGCTGCCCGCCAGTTCTTCGTCGGGCGACgggcgcttcgccggcgacgagcatccGACAGGGGTATGCCTTCCCATTCCCCTCCCTTTCCCATCCTGCTGCGCGAAGTCGAACACCAAACCCCTAGCGTGTGgtatttgtattcggatctgaccatgaTTTTGCCTATTAAATTCggggtttttttttgcaacaataCTACTACTAGGTTAAGTGTCCTATGCTAGGTCCGCCCCTGTTGTTAGCTCTCTCCTCTATTTTGGAAAAATGTTTAACTCTGCGCTTTATGCTATAGAGTTTCTCCTACTGGCTTGTTCTTTCAGATGAATTTTTTGTTTGTTAAGAGTTAAGATTGGCGCAGAAGATTGATAGCTTCAGAGTCACATAATGAATGGGGGAAAGGAAAGAATAATTAATCCTGTGTGGCGTCCAATCTGCACTGCTAATATGTTTTGGGGAAAATTTGGCAGCCCGCGGTGCTGAGGCACTGAATTTCCCAACTACTAGTTCTTATGTCCTACTCATCCCTGCCTTTTTGACTTGACAGCCACCAAATTCTACCTCATGTACTCCACCGCCTCCTTTTCTGACCTCTTTGATGCCCTAAACTAAAACACTGAAGCAAGGCCATCCAAGGTGCCCTTCTGCCTAGCGTCATGCACTCTATAGTACACTGGTTTTGTGTTGGAAATTAGTAGTCTTAGCGAGGCCAGAGATTTGCTCCATCTCAGTCGCTGACCATAGCTTTGATGCAATAAAGAATACCTAAAATATATGAATTTTGGGTAACAAAATGATTTCAAGGTGTATCTTGAAGTTGCATCGAGGTCCTCTTTTTTTCTTGCTTATGGTTTGACCCTCTAAACAATTGAAGATATATCATGGGTTTTGTCCTTTTGGTTATCCTCTATTGCTTACCGTGTTTATAAGATAGGAGGTTCGGCTCTTTAGCTCTTGCTGAAGATAGACCATCGGATCTTTATGCGGTGCTTATTATTACTGTTTCACCAGTACTATTTTACTAGGCTCATTGCTGAGACGAGTTGAATGTGCTccttttgctgatgtggagaTGATCAGTTGGCTGTTCAGGTGCTTTTTTGTTAGCACAAAACTACTACAGCTCATTCTCCTTGTTGGGTCTTCTTTGTACCTGGTCCTTCTCCTGTCACAGTTTTCTGTGTTTCTGGGAAATCTCTTGGCATCAGTTGAATAATTGCTTCTTTGGAAGTTAAAAAGTTATGCCCTCTCCAGTTCTAGACCCTTAGCAATGACACTTGGTGTCTGTTATTTGAACCTTTTGTGACTTACGAACTGTGAAATTGGTGAGCTGCTGTTGGTACATCTGCTTATTGcttgaagaaagaaaatgatGATAACCTTTGATTGTCACTTGCATATTTGTCTTACTTGGCTTCATGAATCTTCACTAATATTTACTCTCGCATAACAGGTCGTAGCTACAAATATTTGAAGATCTTTATTGGTGATTTCCAGTTATGTTCCCTGCTTTTGTTTGAGATTCTTTGAGGTGATGACGGATGCCAACTCATCATTCTCCGGAGGTGCTAAGTTGCAGCCAAGTACAAGCATGAATACTGATTCATTCATGCGTGTTCCAGCCTCCCCAATATCATTTTCATCAAATAACATCTCTGGCTCTTCAGTCATTGATGGTTCAATTGTGCAGCAAAGTCCACCCCAAGACCAGGTGCAAAAGCGGAGGTCTTCAAGTGTAACATCACATCCTATGATTGAGGCTGGTGGTGCATTGCATGCTCAAAAGAAATCAAGAATTGATGTTAGGCAAGGTGATatactgcagcagcagcagctgattCAGCAGCTGCTCCATGGTCAGAGCTCACTTCATCTTCAGGGGCAACATGCTTGGATCCAGCAGCAAAAACTGGCACAgatgcagcagcggcagcagccgcAGTTGTTGCAACCGTTTGCTCAGATACAACAATCTCAAATCGGCATCCCTCGTCAGCCTCAGCTTAGGCCACCACTAGCACAGCCTGGAATGCAGCTAGCTGGACCTGTTAGGACTCCTGTTGATAGTGGGCTTTGTTCCCGCAGGCTATTGCAGTATTTGTATCACAAACGTCATCGTCCAGAGGTACGTTTCTGCATTGTATACACTGTTCATGGGATTATGAGATGCAAGTCCTTACAATTTACTTGCATGCTGTCTTGTAGAATAATCCCATAACATACTGGAGGAAGCTGGTTGAGGAATATTTTGCACCACGCGCAAGAGAAAGGTGGTGCGTTTCTTCTTATGAAAAGAGAGCAAATGGTTCCGTTTCTACCCCGCAAACAGCTCTGGTTAGTTAACAGTTTACACTTCACAGTGGCAAATTTACTTGCAATTATATTGTTCTTGGTTTTGTGGTCCATGTCAAGCATCACTTTCTGTCTTATATCAAAATAAGATTGATTAGCATCTTCTTTAAACTTCTGTTTGGATCTTTGAACACCACATTTAATTTAGTAAAATTCTTTTAATGGTTGCAGTAGCTAAATAGAAAAAGCTAATTCTTTTTGCTGCTGCACATGCCCAGTTAATGTGAAGGAGAATGTTCCTTGCTTTTTTTAAATTATTACAAAATTTGATGGATAGATTCATATAACGCTTCATATTATCCTATTTTATCCATTACAGGATTCATGGCGGTGTGACATTTGCAATACATATGGTGGGAAAGGATATGGTTAGTTAATTTCTGTCAACTCTGCCTTACTGTATTCCTGATGCTCTTTTCATATTCAAAATTCTAATTTCCTTTGTTCCTCTTTGAAACTTGTGATCATTTGTTAGTTGTTTGCCAAACTCTACACTTTCCATGAATATCTTGTGGTTTACAAAAGCCTGTACAGATGCAGGCTGGAACAAAGATGTATAGGCATCAAGAATTGATAAAAGTTATCTCTTGTATATATGCTGAGTGGTCTCCATTGTACCATGCACATGCATTTGATATGTGAATGACTGATCAGCTACAAACGAATATCATTTAAAACGGCATGGTGGCATCACATTTTTTTAGTACCTTTTCATATTGATGAATCTGTAGTAAAGCAAGATTAGCTACAACGTTGTGCTATCTACTTGTCATTTGTGCACCATGCGAGTACTGTTGCCATAATATAGACGCACAGCTTAGCATCTCTTGTTCAACTAGCTTTCTGATTTGGTACTTGTAAAAATTGTAATACAAGCAGCATCTCTTACTCAGTTAATTCTTTTTTATGTCTAATCCATCTGACAGAGGCTACCTATGAAGTTCTTCCTAGACTATGTCAAATTAGATTTGATCATGGTGTTATAGATGAATACCTATTCCTCGACATGCCCAATGAATTCCGGTTGCCTAATGGATTAATGCTGCTGGAGCATACAAAAGTTGTTCAAAAGAGTGTTTATGAGCATCTACATGTCACACACGAGGGGCATTTGAGAATCATATTCACACCAGAATTAAAGGTATGTTGCTTCGTAGCTCGCTCACACATTTGCGATTTTTGTAGCATGTCCATGTTATGTATATCATTTGTAAACATAGAAATGATCCACAAGCAAGGGGTTATAACCATTCTTATCTATCTTTTGCCTATGAATTACGTAGATCATGTCCTGGGAGTTCTGTTCACGACGACATGAAGAGTATATCACCCGCAGGGTTCTGGCACCACAGGTGGAGTTCATGGACCAGCGCACTCTTCCGCTTTAATTTGGCTACAAATTTGTTAATTTAAGATTTCCCCTTGCCTAGCTATATAGTAATGTAGTTACTTTTTAGGGCATAGTGAATTTGTTATATAGTTATTGCTCCACAACCTAGGTCTTAGGTGACAAATCATATATGATGTGGCATAAATCTAATTATTATATGACAACTTTGTTGGATCCTTCATAATTGAGTAAAAAGTGCTGTTTCTGTCACAACTAGATCTCTTCCACAAACTATTTTGATTCTTCATTTTTCATTGATGTACTGGAGTTCAAAGCTGGTTCATAAACCCCAGAGAGGACCAAACCTTTTTAACCATAAACCATTCTCGTTGCATTTAAATTCTAATATGTACTCTTTAAGGGCATTCCGTAAATGCATATTCATGTTTAACTTAAGTGTAACTATCATTGATGAATGGTGCTTATATTTTACATGCGATTCTGCATTTCAGGTCAATAATCTGCTACAAGTTGCCCAGAAATACCAAGCTGCTGCCAGTGAAAGTGGTCCTGCTGGGGTTTCAAACAATGATGCACAAACCATTTGCAACATGTTAGTGAATGGACTATGCTTCACTGCTGTATCGTCCATTGTGTATCTTTTGCCATGATAAATAGAAAAACATGTATCTCAGAGCAATCATGTTTTTGATCTCACTAAAGCAAGGACaccattttatttcttgtttcgTTAGGTTTGTGACTGCATCGCGGCAACTAGCGAAGAATCTGGAGCACCACACATTGAATGAACATGGTCTTTCTAAACGATATGTTCGCTGCCTGCAGGTAATAGAGGCTGTTCCCGTCGCATTATGTACTTATTCAATATTATCCCATAAATCCTGCTTAGATTTTGGTGCACTATGTAAGTATCTGTCTGTCCGTCCTATCGTCCTCTTGTACATTCATATGCATCAAGCACACTGATGATCATCTGTCCTTGTCAGATATCGGAGGTGGTGAATCATATGAAGGACTTGATCAAGTTCACCAACAAGAACAATCTTGGTCCTATAGGTATGGTCATGCACACTACCTATCATTGTCTTCAGCTTATACCCAGTTGTAGCTGTGTTTGTGAATAATTTTTCTGAAGTAGGTTcatgtcctttttttttgctcACTGTTTCCATGAAGATGGTAGGTCATATTATTAAAATGATAAGCCTTCTGTAGAAAAGTTAATTGGTTGTTCAAATTCTGTTGTATAAGCAAAACCCACAGCACTAGAAATGACAGTTGAACCATCAAGGGACAAACCCAGCTGATGCTATATGATAACTTGGTAAACTCAGTTGTTTTTGGACCTAATGAAGCGGCATATTATATGTGCTCTTTGATGCAGTTCATTTGTTTTTCCTGCTGAGAGCAGCAGCACATTGAACTATATGACACGGAAGGTAGCAAGACAATAATAGATTATCAGAATGCAGTACCATTCTTGATATAAGTAGCACTTCCTGCTTACCCCATCAACCTTCGATGTCCTTTTAATGTGCTCTGTGTTCATATGCAGAGGGCCTGAAGAATTATCCAAAACCAAATGTACTGAAACTTCCAGGACAGAATACACATGAGGCAAAACAAATAATGGCTGCTGCTGGCCTTCCCAATGACCAGAACACCACCAAAGCCATGGGTGTCAAACAAGAAATAAGGGCTCATGTGGACAACATAACTTCTGGCGTTGGAGCTGTTGGTAATTGTGCTCCACAGAATTCTGCAGCACTAAACAGTTACCAGAATATACTCAGAAGCTCCAGTGCAAATCAGAGTCTGCTTCAGCAAGAGGCGTCAAGTGTTTTCAAAGGCCCTGCAGCAATGCACAATGGCATACAGCTGGAAGCATCTAGATCGTTCCGTGGACCTAACCAAGTGCAGCTCACACAGTTCCAACATTCTGTGTCATTTCAACATCCAATGCCCCAGCATAACAATGTCCAGGGTCTGGGAATGCAAAATAATCTCCAGGGCTTGGGAGTGCAAAATAATCTGCAGGGTGTGAACCCACAATATCAGCAGCATGTTTTCAATCAGCTGCTTCAAGAAGTTAAGAACACTAACAACCATGCTTTGGTGCAACAACCACCTCCAGATAACCCTAACGTAAACAGTGGTCTCGTATCCGGAGCTGCTAACACCAACAGTGCTGCTACTGGAGAGCAGGCACAGCATATCAATAACAGCACCGCGAAGGGTGCTGCTACAGTTGGCACCGAGCCGAGCAATGTGATCAACAACAGCACAGCCAGCATCATCCCCAGCAGAAGTAACAGTTTCAAGTCAGTAAGCAGCAATCCAGCAGCTGCTACTGGAGGCAATGCCGCAACCTCCAAGGCAGAGCCCTTCCATGAATTGGAGGATCTCGACAATCTAATTGCCAATGAACTGGTGGAAAGCGGGCTGTTCATGGGGGACCAAGGCGGTAACGGCTTCTCGTGGAACATGTGATAGGAGTACATAGACGTCTCACTGCTCTGTGAGCTTCACTGTAAGCGTTGAGCAACAGCCTACTTGGCTGCTAGTGTGGAAACTAGCGAGTGGTGATGGAAAGTTGCCCTAGATTCTAGTTTTCTCTCGTTTCCTTGTCCTTTTGGAGTTCTTGTATTGCCGTTACTGATGACCATACTCTGATGTAACTTCAGATGTGAGTTGGATCTGTCGTGGGGATGTGAAAGCAGTAATCGGTAGTTACTGGAATATATTGTTTTCGCGCTATCGAATGTATTGCTGTGATTGTCACATTATGTCAACCCAAAGTCTTCATCAAAAGAACTTCGTGCTACGATCCAGCTTTGATCTGTTTGGTGCAAGCCCTAGGTAGTTACCAAACTTTATCTACCATCAATCAACCGTTGTTTTCTAGTGGTAGGTGGTATATGTTTTGAGCGTTCAAATTGAGTCAAGCAGTCACAGTCAACCATTGCTTTCTAGTGGTGAGTGCTTTGTTTTGATGTTAGTAAGTACTCTCCATCCTGAATTGtagttcattttagcttttctagatatatataatttttattatgcacctagatatagtatGTTTATAtacgaacctagaaaagccagaacgacctataatttgaataatttgaaatggagggagtagtgttCGTGTTCTAGTGTTGATGTACCTTCTTTCATAATTTTACCAGCACTCGTTGTAATGATTGTTTTATGACAATTGTTTCAAAACATGATATAACCCGAGGTTACTGAAGAGCTGCGCTGATAGCGATAGTGAACATATCTTTTCCTCGCTGGAAAAGATGAGAATTAGAACTAAGGTTCACAATTCACACTGATTTACAATAGACCATCCTTCGATGCCAGGGTAGGGCATATGCAGGAGCTTCAGTAATGACCAATGTTTTATGAACCCATCACGTCATGGGCATAGTATGAAGCGGCCAAGCAGGCGTACTATAACCTTGATGATCGAAGGAGCGCATTAGGTACGAACTCTATGGAAAGCAGTTCATCATATCATATCAAAGTAATTACCAATTTAACCATAGAATCTCACTATTTTTGTGCCACCAAGAGATCACGACAAGGGTCCACCAGATGATATCAAGTAACCGCCCCACCACAGAGTTCACCAGATAACTAGATTCTATGTTATCAAGAAGTAACAACCACAAGAGTTCACCAAGTTCTGTGCCACCAAGTAACCACCACAAAACTCACCCTTCAGCTATCAGAGCTAGACAGAGCAGTTAGATCATATTGAGGTTACAAATACAAAAGACGAACAACAAAT harbors:
- the LOC117844608 gene encoding probable transcriptional regulator SLK3 isoform X1, which translates into the protein MTDANSSFSGGAKLQPSTSMNTDSFMRVPASPISFSSNNISGSSVIDGSIVQQSPPQDQVQKRRSSSVTSHPMIEAGGALHAQKKSRIDVRQGDILQQQQLIQQLLHGQSSLHLQGQHAWIQQQKLAQMQQRQQPQLLQPFAQIQQSQIGIPRQPQLRPPLAQPGMQLAGPVRTPVDSGLCSRRLLQYLYHKRHRPENNPITYWRKLVEEYFAPRARERWCVSSYEKRANGSVSTPQTALDSWRCDICNTYGGKGYEATYEVLPRLCQIRFDHGVIDEYLFLDMPNEFRLPNGLMLLEHTKVVQKSVYEHLHVTHEGHLRIIFTPELKIMSWEFCSRRHEEYITRRVLAPQVNNLLQVAQKYQAAASESGPAGVSNNDAQTICNMFVTASRQLAKNLEHHTLNEHGLSKRYVRCLQISEVVNHMKDLIKFTNKNNLGPIEGLKNYPKPNVLKLPGQNTHEAKQIMAAAGLPNDQNTTKAMGVKQEIRAHVDNITSGVGAVGNCAPQNSAALNSYQNILRSSSANQSLLQQEASSVFKGPAAMHNGIQLEASRSFRGPNQVQLTQFQHSVSFQHPMPQHNNVQGLGMQNNLQGLGVQNNLQGVNPQYQQHVFNQLLQEVKNTNNHALVQQPPPDNPNVNSGLVSGAANTNSAATGEQAQHINNSTAKGAATVGTEPSNVINNSTASIIPSRSNSFKSVSSNPAAATGGNAATSKAEPFHELEDLDNLIANELVESGLFMGDQGGNGFSWNM
- the LOC117844608 gene encoding probable transcriptional regulator SLK3 isoform X2, with amino-acid sequence MPTHHSPEQSPPQDQVQKRRSSSVTSHPMIEAGGALHAQKKSRIDVRQGDILQQQQLIQQLLHGQSSLHLQGQHAWIQQQKLAQMQQRQQPQLLQPFAQIQQSQIGIPRQPQLRPPLAQPGMQLAGPVRTPVDSGLCSRRLLQYLYHKRHRPENNPITYWRKLVEEYFAPRARERWCVSSYEKRANGSVSTPQTALDSWRCDICNTYGGKGYEATYEVLPRLCQIRFDHGVIDEYLFLDMPNEFRLPNGLMLLEHTKVVQKSVYEHLHVTHEGHLRIIFTPELKIMSWEFCSRRHEEYITRRVLAPQVNNLLQVAQKYQAAASESGPAGVSNNDAQTICNMFVTASRQLAKNLEHHTLNEHGLSKRYVRCLQISEVVNHMKDLIKFTNKNNLGPIEGLKNYPKPNVLKLPGQNTHEAKQIMAAAGLPNDQNTTKAMGVKQEIRAHVDNITSGVGAVGNCAPQNSAALNSYQNILRSSSANQSLLQQEASSVFKGPAAMHNGIQLEASRSFRGPNQVQLTQFQHSVSFQHPMPQHNNVQGLGMQNNLQGLGVQNNLQGVNPQYQQHVFNQLLQEVKNTNNHALVQQPPPDNPNVNSGLVSGAANTNSAATGEQAQHINNSTAKGAATVGTEPSNVINNSTASIIPSRSNSFKSVSSNPAAATGGNAATSKAEPFHELEDLDNLIANELVESGLFMGDQGGNGFSWNM